The proteins below come from a single Miscanthus floridulus cultivar M001 chromosome 1, ASM1932011v1, whole genome shotgun sequence genomic window:
- the LOC136492662 gene encoding uncharacterized protein At5g43822-like has protein sequence MEAVVRKVQQRVRKAQEEMDQWDDLNTRLLSYFSNAGTVISRLQALGEDKNYGPLRGVPNIREELMGNKMEVLELIFVNAREVLEKFNDIVKALNKALRDNMQMVRGGSALTAKQMQLQVGILPTIAECLDGFQTLCEMHQAEFTLKSSIISLLTWKSSSSDTAVLRQLLVDQPNIPKDEVQSIFDIIFADEIC, from the exons ATGGAGGCGGTGGTGCGGAAGGTGCAGCAGCGTGTGAGGAAGGCGCAGGAGGAGATGGACCAGTGGGATGACCTAAACACTCGCCTCCTTTCCTACTTCTCCAATGCCGGCACGGTCATCTCTCGCCTTCAA GCCCTTGGAGAGGACAAGAATTATGGTCCCTTGCGTGGTGTGCCCAACATCAGAGAGGAACTCATGGGGAACAAGATGGAGGTTCTGGAGCTCATTTTCGTTAATGCTAGGGAGGTCCT GGAGAAGTTCAATGACATTGTGAAAGCTTTAAATAAGGCTCTGCGTGATAACATGCAGATGGTGAGAGGCGGCTCGGCACTCACGGCAAAACAGATGCAGTTACAAGTGGGAATTTTGCCAACGATTGCAGAATGCTTGGATGGATTTCAAACATTATGCGAGATGCACCAGGCAGA GTTTACACTAAAATCATCAATTATATCCTTGCTGACATGGAAGAGCAG TTCCAGTGACACTGCTGTACTACGTCAACTCTTAGTAGACCAGCCAAACATTCCAAAAGATGAAG TCCAGTCCATATTCGACATTATATTTGCTGACGAAATTTGTTGA